GCTGGCCCCCGGTATCTTCGGCACGCCGATGCTCGCCGGCATGCCGCAGGACGTGCAGGATTCGCTCGGCAAACAGGTGCCGTTCCCGCAGCGCCTCGGCCGCCCGGAAGAATTCGCGGCACTGGTGCAGACCATCTTCGAAGTCACCTATCTCAACGGCGAAACGATCCGGCTCGATGGCGCCATTCGCATGCAGCCGAAATGAACAGCCCCGGGCCCGCGCAACGCGATGTGATGGAGTACGACGTCGCCGTCATCGGCGGCGGCCCCGCCGGGCTAGCTACCGCCATTCGCCTCAAGCAACGCAAGCCCGAACTCACCGTCTGCGTGCTCGAAAAGGGCTCGACCATCGGCGCGCATACGCTCTCGGGCGCGGTGCTGGAACCCGGCCCGCTGGACGCGCTGCTGCCCGAATGGCGCACCGCCCCGCTGCCCATCAAAGTACCGGTCACGCACGATGAATTCCGCTGGCTCGGGCGCAAACGCGCGCACAAAGTGCCGTGGATTCCGCAATACCTGCGCAACGAGGGCAACTTCATCGTCTCGCTCGGCGGATTGGTCGGATGGCTGGGGACGCAGGCCGAGAACCTCGGGATCGACGTCTTCGCGGGCTTCGCCGCCGCGCTGCCGCTGTTCGACGACGACGGCTCGGTGGCCGGCGTGCAGATAGGCGACATGGGCGTGCAACACGACGGCTCCCGCGGTCCTAACTACACGCCGGGTCCCGAAGTGCGCGCGCGGCTCACGGTCATCGCCGAAGGTTGCCGCGGCAGCCTCGCCAAGGTGCTGATCAATCGCTACAAGCTGGATGCCGGCTGCGATCCCCAGGTTTATGCGCTCGGCATGAAGGAGCTGTGGCAGCTTCCGCCCGGGCGCGTACGGCCGGGGCTGGTGCAGCACAGTGTCGGATGGCCGCTCGACGCCAAGACCTACGGCGGCAGCTTCGTCTATCACCTGACCGACAACCGCGTGTACGTCGGTTTCGTCAGCGGGCTCGACTATCGCGATCCGCGTTTCTTCCCGTTCGAAGCGTTCCAGCAGTTCAAGCATCACCCGTCGATGCACGATTTCCTCAAGGGCGGCGAGATCCTGTCGGCCGGCGCGCGCGCCATTTCCGCGGGCGGCATCCAGTCGATGCCCAAGCTCGAGATGCCGGGCGCCGTGCTCGTGGGCGACTCCGCTGGCACGTTGAACGTGCCGAAGATCAAGGGAATCCACCAAGCCATCCGCTGCGGCATGGCGGCCGCGGATTATTTCGCCGAGAACGACACCAGCATCGGGTTCGATTCCATCTGGCGCAAGACCGAAGCGGTCGCCGAACTACATGAAGTGCGCAACATCAAGCCCGGGTTCAAGCGGGGTTTGAAGCTGGGCATGCTCAACGCGGGCATCGAAAGTGTGCTGGCCGGCAAGACGCCGTGGACCTTGCGCAACCAGGCAACCTGGCCGCTCGAGAAGCTGGCCGACTACGAGTCGCCGAACCGGCACTGGGTCAACCGCGATCTGCCGCCGCGGGATCGGCTGAGCTCGGTGTTCTTCGCCGTGACCGCACACGACGAAGTGCAGCCCGCGCACCTGAAAGTGCGCGACAAGAACATCTGCGCGACCACCTGCGCCACGGAATACGGCAATCCGTGCACACGGTTCTGCCCCGCCGGCGTGTACGAGATGGTGGATGACGAGGCCGGCGGCAAACGCCTGCAGATCAACGCGGCCAACTGCGTCCATTGCAAGGCCTGCGACATCAAGGACCCGTACCAGATCATCGACTGGGTGACGCCCGAGGGCGGCTCCGGTCCTAACTACCAGCTGTTGTGAGTTCACCGCCCGACGTCCTCGGCAAACTCTACGCCCAGGAAATCGCCAAACGCGCTTTCACCGCCGACGCCGCGCAACTTGCGGCGGTCGCCAGACTCGAACGCCTGCGCGCCGAGCTGGCCGAGGCCGCCGCGGCGCCGCTGGGCAAACGACTGCTGCGCGGGCTCACGCATTCGGGCGCGCCGAAGGGCGTCTATCTCTGGGGCGGTGTCGGCCGCGGCAAGACCTGGCTCATGGACCTTTTCTACGCCAGCCTCACGCAGCCCGCGAAGCGGCGCACGCATTTCTATCGCTTCATGCAGGAAGTGCACGGCGACTTGAAGCGGTTGAAAGGCATGCAGTCGCCGCTCGAAGGCGTCGCCGACAAGATCGCGAAGAAGGCGCGCGTCATCTGCTTCGACGAGTTGTTCGTCTCCGACATAGCGGATGCGATGATCCTCGCCGGACTGTTCGACGCCTTGCTCAAGCGCGGCGTCGCGCTGGTCTTCACGTCGAACGTGAAGCCGAAAGACTTGTACAAAAACGGCCTGCAACGCGACCGTTTCCTGCCGACCATCGCGTTGCTCGAGAAGAACTGCGAGGTCGTCGCCGTGGACGGCGGAGTGGACTACCGGCTGCGCCAGCTGACCGCCGCGCCCATCTACCTGCCGGCGGGCGGCACGGACACATTGAAGAAGCTCGAAGAGCTGTTCGATGATCTATCCGATGACGATGTGGAGTCCGGCGGCACGATTACCGTAAACAACCGCAAGATCAAGGTCGTGCGCGAGAGCGAAAACGTCATCTGGTTCGAGTTCGCGGCGTTGTGCGAGGGCCCGCGCAGCCCCTCGGACTATGTCGCCATCGCGAGCGAATACCAGTCGGTGATGATCGCCAACGTGCCCGTGTTCGACGACAGCGCGGACAACGCCGCGCGGCGTTTCATCTCCGTGATCGACGAGTTCTACGATCGCGGCGTCAACGTGATCCTGTCTGCCGCCGCCGCGCCGGCGGATCTCTACAAAGGCGAGAAGCTCAAGTTCGAATTCCAGCGCACCACGAGCCGGCTCATGGAAATGCAGAGCAAGGAATACCTGGCGCGCGCGCACCGCGCCGCTTAGAGCGTTTAAAGGGGACATGCCTATTTTTCGGCGGCCGAAAAATAGGCATGTCCCCTTTAAACGCTCTAAGCGAGGATCCGTGGTGTATCGGCCACGCGCCGGCTGACGTCATTGTTCTTCCACATCCGCGTGAGCCCAGGCTTTCGCCTCTGCCTTGATATGTACGCGCCTACGGTGCCGCGCAGGCCTCATCGAAGGCCTTCATCTGATCGAGCGCCGGAGTACGTTTCGGCAGCGGCAAGCCCTTCTGCTTTGCGGCCGCCGCTGCCGGCATGTACTGCGCGTTCTCCTTCGCCATCTGGCTGAGCTCGGCCTCGGACAATTCGTCGAACCGGCCCGCCATACACGAACAGTACTTTGCGGTGTTCGGCCGATACGGCGCCATACGTTCCGCGCAGCCCTCGGCATATGCCGCCTTCATCGCCTCACCGGCGCAGACATTCACGACGCGCGGCAGAAACTTTCGCGTGAATTCATCCTGCGACACACGCGTTTCACGTTCGCTCGCCGGGAGCCTCTTGAGCAACGCCCTCGCGCGCGACGGCATGCAGACACACAGCGTGTGAATCGAGACTTCCGCCTGGAATGCTTCCGCGGCCTTGCCCTGCGCCTTGAGGTCCTTCACCAGCGGATTGTTCTTGTTGGCGGCGCATTTCTGCTCGGCCATCGAGACGAGATTGGTAAGCAACTCGTCGAGGCGGGCGGTCGCCATCTGCGCATACGCGGCCGGGCCTGCGGCCAAGGAGACAACCAGCAGCGCGAGCGCCTGCAAGAACCCCACTTGCCGGCGCTTCACGAGCCGTTCTCAGCCGACGAAGTTCGCGCCGGTCTTCTTGCGTACTTCATCGGCAGTGACTCCGGGCGCGAGCTCGAGTAGTTTGAACGTCGATTTGCGATCCGGGCGCTCGAAAACCGCAAGATCGGTGATCAACATGTCGACGCAGTTCGCACCGGTCAGGGGCAATTCGCAGCGCGGCTTGAACTTCGGCGCTCCATCCTTCGAGTTGTGCTCCATGACCACGACTACGCGGCGCACGCCGGCCACGAGATCCATCGCACCACCCATGCCCTTGACCATCTTGCCGGGCACCATCCAGTTGGCGAGATCGCCGTTTTCGGCGACTTCGAGTGCGCCGAGCACTGAGAGGTGGATGTGCCCGCCGCGAATCATGCCGAAGCTGTCGGCCGACGAGAAATACGACGAGGTCGCCAGCTGGGTGATCGTCTGTTTGCCGGCGTTGATGAGATCCGGATCTTCCTCGCCTTCGTACGGGAACGGCCCCATGCCCAGCATGCCGTTCTCCGACTGCAAGACCACGTCGACTCCAGCCGGAATGTAGTTGGCCACCAGCGTCGGAATGCCGATGCCGAGGTTCACGTAGTACCCGTCGCGCAGTTCCTTGGCGGCGCGTCTGGCGAGATCGTCACGCGTCCAGGGCATCAGACCCCTCCCTTTTTCCGCACGGTGCGCTGCTCGATTCGTTTCTGGTAGTTCGATCCCTTGATGATCCGCTGCACGAAGATGCCGGGCGTGTGAATCTGGTCTGGATCGAGCGAGCCCGGCTCGACCAGCTCCTCGACTTCCGCGACGGTGACGCGTCCCGCCGTCGCCATCATCGGATTGAAGTTACGCGCGGTCTTGCGATAAACGAGATTGCCCTCGGTGTCGCCTTTCCAGGCTTTCACGATGGATAGATCCGCGGTCAGGCCGGTCTCGAGAATGAAAATCTCGCCGTTCACGTCGCGTTGTTCCTTGCCGTCCGCCACCACCGTACCAGCGCCGGTGCGGGTGTAGAAGCCGTAGATGCCCGCGCCACCGGCGCGAATGCGTTCCGCCAGCGTGCCCTGCGGATTGAATTCGAGCTCGAGCTCCTTCGCGAGGTATTGCCGTTCGAATTCCTTGTTCTCGCCGACGTACGACGACACCATTTTCCGGATCTGCCGCGTCTCGAGCAGCAGACCCAGCCCGAAGCCGTCGACACCGGCGTTGTTGGAAATGACGGTGAGGCCCTTCGCGCCCGAATCGCGCAGCGCGACGATGAGATTCTCCGGCAGTCCGCACAGGCCGAAGCCGCCGGACATGACGGTCATGTTGTCACGCGTGAGGCCCGCCAGCGCGGCGACCGCGTTCTCGTAAACCTTGCTAGTGGGCATCGGGCTGCTTCGAAGGATGGGCATGAATGAACGCGGAGATCGCCGCGCAGTTTTCCGCGATCAAGGCCAGCCGTGGATAGTGCGCCGGCTCGACACCGAAGCGCTGCGCCGCGTACAGCTGCGGAATGAGGCAGCAATCCGCCATGGTCGGCGTGTCGCCGTGCGAGAACTTGCCCGACAGCCGGTCGCGCTCGAGGTGTGCGTCATATGCGTCGAGCCCGCGCTTGATCCACTCCCGCAGCCACGCGGCGACGGCGGCATCGTCCTGTTGCATCTGCTCCTTGAGATACCGCGTGGTGCTGGTGTTCTGCAGCGGCTGAATGTCGCAGGCGATGATCTGCGACAACATGCGTACGCGCGCGCGATCCACCGGATCGCGCGGAATGAGCCGGTGATCGGGAAACGTCTCGTCGAGGTATTCGATGATGGCGAGCGACTGCGAAAACCGTTGCCCGTTGTGTACCAGCGTGGGCACACGGCTCTGCGGATTCACCTCGCGAAACGCGGCGGAAAACTGCTCGCCGCCGTCGCGCACCAGGTTCACCGCATGCAGTTCGTAGGGCAGCGCCTTGAGATTGAGCGCGATGCGTACGCGATACGACGCGGAACTGCGCCAGAAGCTGTATAGCTCGAGAGTCAAACCACACCCCGGCGGATCTGATCGAGTTCGATCGACTCGAACAATGCCTTGAAATTGCCTTCGCCGAAACCCTGGTTGCCCTTGCGCTGGATGATCTCGAAGAAGATGGGCCCGATCACGTTGGCCGTGAAAATCTGCAACAACACTCCTTCATGATTCGTGGCATTGCCATCGATGAGGATGCGGCGCTTGCGCAGCTCCTCGATGTCTTCCTGGTGGCCGGCGACGCGCGCGTTGGCGCCTTCGTAATAGGTCTCGGGCGTGTCCTGGAACGCGACACCGCGGCCGCGCAGCACGTCCACGGTGTGGTAGATGTCAGCGGTTGACAGCGCGATGTGCTGGATGCCCTCGCCCTTGTATTCGCGCAGGTATTCCTCGATCTGGGACTTGTCGTCCTGCGATTCGTTGATCGGTATGCGGATCTTGCCGCAGGGGCTGGTCAGCGCGCGCGAGAACAACCCGGTCTTCTTCCCTTCGATGTCGAAGTAGCGGATCTCGCGGAAGTTGAACAACGTCTCGTAGAAACCGGTCCACTTGTCCATGTGGCCGCGGTGGACGTTGTGCGTGAGATGGTCGATCTCGATGAGCCCGGCCTGCTGCATCGACTGCGGTGTCACACTGCGGAAATCGACGTCGTAGATCGTCTGGTCGCCGTATCGATCGACGAAGTAAATGAGCGAGCCACCGATGCCGACGATTGCCGGGATGTTGAGCTCCATCGGCCCGACGCTGCTGCGATGCGGCTCCGCGCCCAGCGACACGGCGCGCTCGAACGCCGCGGCCGCGTCGGCGACGCGGAACGCCATCGCACACACCGAAGGACCATGCGCCTGCGCAAAACGCTGCGCGAACGACGACGGCTCGGCATTGATGACGAAATTGATACCGCCCTGCGAATGCAGCGTCACGTTCTTGCTGCGATGGCGGGCAACGACCGGGAAACCCAGCTGCTCGAAAAGATTGCGCAGCAGCTTCGGGTCAGGAGCTGCGTATTCGACGAACTCGAAACCGTCGGTGCCCATGGGATTGGCCAGTGGGCCCGCCAAGGAAGGTGGAATCGTGGCAGCCATCTCTGGCCTCCGGCGTGAAATTGATTTAGTTTCAATTGTAACCAATGACCCGCCCTACGAAACTCCATCTCGAGAAATTTCTTCCCTACCGGCTGTCGGTGTTGTCCAACACCGTGAGCGGCGCGATCGCGGCGAGTTATTTCCTGCACTTCGGCCTGTCGATCCCCGAATGGCGGGTCATGGCCATCCTGGCGGCGAATCCCGGCCTGTCCGCGGCGGAAGTGACCGCGCGAACCGCCATGGACAAGGTTGCCGTGAGCCGCGCAGTCGCCACCCTGCTGGCCGCCGGCCGGCTGCGCCGCACCACGGTTCCCGCCGATCGCCGCCGCACGCACCTCGAACTCACGACCGCCGGCGAGCGGGTCTATGCGCAGGTCGTGCCCATGGCGCTGGAATACGAGCGGCGCCTGGTGGCGCCGTTGTCCAGCCGCGATCGCGCGATCCTCGACCGGATTCTGCGAGTTCTGCTAGGCCGCGCCGTCGAGCTCGGCCCCGCGCAGCCGGAGTGAGGCCCTGCAAGCGCATGTATAATCGCGCGCCGTCGCGCTGACGCCGCTACCTTCCCACAGAGAGTCTGCAATGCTCGGCAAGATCCCCGCCGCCCGTCTCGCGCTCATCGAGAAGATAGTCGCGTCCGCCGCCAGAAAACTCCCCTCATCGAAACGCGCCCTTGCGGGCGATTTCGTCCGCGCCTATTTCCGCGGCGTCGCCGAAGAGGACCTGCGTGCGCACGAACCTCACGATCTCGCCGCTGCTGCGCTGGCGCATCTGGAATTCGGCGCGCGCCGCAAGAGCAGCCAGGTCCTCGTGGACCTCGCGCCGGCCCTGAACGACGCGGCCGCCGTCGCATCGCATCGCGCGCTGGCGCGTGTGGTCGCGCCCGACATGCCGTTCCTGGTCGACTCGATCAGCCTCGTGTTCAGTCAGATGAACATCGGAGTTCATCTCATCGTGCACCCGATGCTGGCCGTCCGGCGCGATGCGAGCGGCAACCTGCGCTCGGTTTCTGCCGACGCAGGCGATTCCCGGCGCGAATCCTGGCAGATGATCGAGATCGACCGGCCGCGCGACGCAGCCCAGGCGCGCGAACTGCTGCAGCGGCTGCATACCGCGCTCGAAGACGTCCGCAAGGCGGTCCAGGATTTTCCGCGCATGCTCGAACGGGTGCGCGCCGTGGCCAACGAGCTCGGTCGCGCCAAACTACCGGTGCCGCAGTCGCACGCCGCCGAAGCACGCGCGCTGCTGACCTGGAT
This sequence is a window from Pseudomonadota bacterium. Protein-coding genes within it:
- a CDS encoding 3-oxoacid CoA-transferase subunit B, whose protein sequence is MPWTRDDLARRAAKELRDGYYVNLGIGIPTLVANYIPAGVDVVLQSENGMLGMGPFPYEGEEDPDLINAGKQTITQLATSSYFSSADSFGMIRGGHIHLSVLGALEVAENGDLANWMVPGKMVKGMGGAMDLVAGVRRVVVVMEHNSKDGAPKFKPRCELPLTGANCVDMLITDLAVFERPDRKSTFKLLELAPGVTADEVRKKTGANFVG
- a CDS encoding CoA transferase subunit A, with the translated sequence MPTSKVYENAVAALAGLTRDNMTVMSGGFGLCGLPENLIVALRDSGAKGLTVISNNAGVDGFGLGLLLETRQIRKMVSSYVGENKEFERQYLAKELELEFNPQGTLAERIRAGGAGIYGFYTRTGAGTVVADGKEQRDVNGEIFILETGLTADLSIVKAWKGDTEGNLVYRKTARNFNPMMATAGRVTVAEVEELVEPGSLDPDQIHTPGIFVQRIIKGSNYQKRIEQRTVRKKGGV
- the maiA gene encoding maleylacetoacetate isomerase; translated protein: MTLELYSFWRSSASYRVRIALNLKALPYELHAVNLVRDGGEQFSAAFREVNPQSRVPTLVHNGQRFSQSLAIIEYLDETFPDHRLIPRDPVDRARVRMLSQIIACDIQPLQNTSTTRYLKEQMQQDDAAVAAWLREWIKRGLDAYDAHLERDRLSGKFSHGDTPTMADCCLIPQLYAAQRFGVEPAHYPRLALIAENCAAISAFIHAHPSKQPDAH
- a CDS encoding electron transfer flavoprotein-ubiquinone oxidoreductase, whose product is MNSPGPAQRDVMEYDVAVIGGGPAGLATAIRLKQRKPELTVCVLEKGSTIGAHTLSGAVLEPGPLDALLPEWRTAPLPIKVPVTHDEFRWLGRKRAHKVPWIPQYLRNEGNFIVSLGGLVGWLGTQAENLGIDVFAGFAAALPLFDDDGSVAGVQIGDMGVQHDGSRGPNYTPGPEVRARLTVIAEGCRGSLAKVLINRYKLDAGCDPQVYALGMKELWQLPPGRVRPGLVQHSVGWPLDAKTYGGSFVYHLTDNRVYVGFVSGLDYRDPRFFPFEAFQQFKHHPSMHDFLKGGEILSAGARAISAGGIQSMPKLEMPGAVLVGDSAGTLNVPKIKGIHQAIRCGMAAADYFAENDTSIGFDSIWRKTEAVAELHEVRNIKPGFKRGLKLGMLNAGIESVLAGKTPWTLRNQATWPLEKLADYESPNRHWVNRDLPPRDRLSSVFFAVTAHDEVQPAHLKVRDKNICATTCATEYGNPCTRFCPAGVYEMVDDEAGGKRLQINAANCVHCKACDIKDPYQIIDWVTPEGGSGPNYQLL
- a CDS encoding MarR family transcriptional regulator, translating into MTRPTKLHLEKFLPYRLSVLSNTVSGAIAASYFLHFGLSIPEWRVMAILAANPGLSAAEVTARTAMDKVAVSRAVATLLAAGRLRRTTVPADRRRTHLELTTAGERVYAQVVPMALEYERRLVAPLSSRDRAILDRILRVLLGRAVELGPAQPE
- the zapE gene encoding cell division protein ZapE, yielding MSSPPDVLGKLYAQEIAKRAFTADAAQLAAVARLERLRAELAEAAAAPLGKRLLRGLTHSGAPKGVYLWGGVGRGKTWLMDLFYASLTQPAKRRTHFYRFMQEVHGDLKRLKGMQSPLEGVADKIAKKARVICFDELFVSDIADAMILAGLFDALLKRGVALVFTSNVKPKDLYKNGLQRDRFLPTIALLEKNCEVVAVDGGVDYRLRQLTAAPIYLPAGGTDTLKKLEELFDDLSDDDVESGGTITVNNRKIKVVRESENVIWFEFAALCEGPRSPSDYVAIASEYQSVMIANVPVFDDSADNAARRFISVIDEFYDRGVNVILSAAAAPADLYKGEKLKFEFQRTTSRLMEMQSKEYLARAHRAA
- the hppD gene encoding 4-hydroxyphenylpyruvate dioxygenase, whose amino-acid sequence is MAATIPPSLAGPLANPMGTDGFEFVEYAAPDPKLLRNLFEQLGFPVVARHRSKNVTLHSQGGINFVINAEPSSFAQRFAQAHGPSVCAMAFRVADAAAAFERAVSLGAEPHRSSVGPMELNIPAIVGIGGSLIYFVDRYGDQTIYDVDFRSVTPQSMQQAGLIEIDHLTHNVHRGHMDKWTGFYETLFNFREIRYFDIEGKKTGLFSRALTSPCGKIRIPINESQDDKSQIEEYLREYKGEGIQHIALSTADIYHTVDVLRGRGVAFQDTPETYYEGANARVAGHQEDIEELRKRRILIDGNATNHEGVLLQIFTANVIGPIFFEIIQRKGNQGFGEGNFKALFESIELDQIRRGVV